From one Dama dama isolate Ldn47 chromosome 4, ASM3311817v1, whole genome shotgun sequence genomic stretch:
- the LOC133051825 gene encoding LOW QUALITY PROTEIN: cationic amino acid transporter 3-like (The sequence of the model RefSeq protein was modified relative to this genomic sequence to represent the inferred CDS: substituted 2 bases at 2 genomic stop codons), which produces MLGQYLRQFGQKLVRRKPPFREEPESPETHPPNTLGLVWIGLNNMLGAGIYILIGGVAKFVAGPAIILSLLVAGVTTVLSGLCYVELAARVKRPLTGYFVSYVTMGQLYAFITGWNLLLYLIVATACIARAWSSTFDSLIGNHISEALGGTFSLQMPYFLASFPDFLALGLVLLLTGLLALGVYESTLISKVFAGLNILVLSFIIISGFIKGDLHNWKLTEEDYTLAAAGADDAYSLGLLGSGGFVPFGFDGIFQGAATCFYAFVGFAHIVRAGEKASNPQXSIPLAVVISFFICFLVCFGVSAALTLMVPYYLIQLESHLPQAFIYVEWEPAKYVVAVGTLCILSYSLLSIMFIMAQLTYAMAKDGLLFRGLAWIPAPTDARTPIMAVLVPGALAAVMALLFDFTDLVDLMSLRSLLAYSLVTFSVLVLRYQLVQNGSKKKKTAEEIEMEPEAEGGPLESEPEAGISRILKSLWFPPSTIPTQRSGQIVYGCASLLVLLLTILSLILAQWPSQVFSGDPVLTTVAVLLLLLITGVTVIMWRQPQDLSHLIFRVPALPVVFLASTFVNVYLMIQMTTQTWVQFGIWTAIGFAIYFGYGIRHSPENNGTXPPASTSQS; this is translated from the exons ATGCTGGGTCAGTATCTACGCCAGTTTGGTCAGAAGCTGGTCCGCAGGAAGCCACCATTCAGGGAGGAACCTGAGAGTCCCGAGACCCATCCTCCGAACACCCTGGGCCTGGTGTGGATAGGTTTGAACAACATGTTGGGAGCTGGCATATACATCCTGATTGGAGGAGTGGCCAAATTCGTAGCTGGACCAGCAATCATCCTTTCCTTATTGGTGGCCGGTGTGACTACTGTGTTGTCTGGGCTCTGCTATGTCGAGTTGGCAGCCAGAGTAAAACGACCTCTTACTGGGTATTTTGTGAGCTATGTCACGATGGGACAACTGTATGCCTTCATCACTGGCTGGAACCTCTTACTGTATTTAATTGTTG CCACTGCCTGTATAGCCCGGGCCTGGAGCTCCACCTTTGACAGCCTGATTGGGAACCACATCTCTGAGGCATTAGGGGGAACTTTCTCTCTGCAAATGCCCTACTTCCTGGCCTCATTTCCAGACTTTCTTGCCCTGGGCCTGGTGCTGCTGCTCACAG GACTACTGGCTCTGGGAGTTTATGAGTCAACCCTGATTAGCAAAGTGTTCGCAGGCTTGAACATTTTGGTTCTCAGCTTCATCATCATCTCTGGCTTCATTAAGGGAGACCTGCACAACTGGAAGCTCACAGAAGAGGACTATACACTGGCTGCAGCTGGAGCTGATGATGCCTATAG CTTGGGCCTTCTGGGTTCTGGAGGGTTTGTGCCTTTTGGCtttgatggaattttccagggagcAGCTACATGTTTCTACGCATTTGTTGGTTTTGCTCACATTGTCAGAGCAG GGGAAAAAGCCAGCAACCCTCAGTGATCCATCCCTTTGGCTGTCGTGATCTCCTTCTTCATCTGCTTTTTGGTGTGTTTTGGTGTCTCGGCGGCCCTCACCCTCATGGTGCCCTACTACCTGATTCAGCTCGAGAGCCACTTGCCGCAGGCCTTCATCTATGTTGAGTGGGAGCCTGCCAAATACGTCGTGGCTGTTGGCACCCTCTGCATTCTTTCATACAG cctTCTGAGTATCATGTTTATCATGGCTCAGTTGACCTATGCGATGGCAAAGGATGGGCTCCTTTTCCGGGGACTTGCCTGGATCCCTGCCCCCACCGATGCCC GAACCCCCATCATGGCCGTCTTGGTTCCTGGAGCTCTTGCAG CGGTCATGGCGTTACTCTTCGACTTCACTGACCTGGTGGACCTCATGTCACTTCGGTCCCTGCTGGCTTACTCCCTGGTGACATTTTCTGTCCTTGTCCTCAG GTATCAACTAGTCCAGAATGGaagcaagaagaagaaaacagcGGAGGAAATTGAGatggagcctgaagctgaaggaGGTCCTTTGGAATCTGAACCTGAAGCAGGAATCTCACGCATTCTGAAGAGTCTATGGTTCCCTCCCAGCACCATCCCCACCCAGAGATCCGGCCAGATTGTCTATGGATGTGCCTCCCTGCTTG TTCTCCTGCTGACCATTCTGAGCCTGATCCTGGCCCAGTGGCCCAGCCAGGTGTTCTCTGGAGACCCCGTGCTCACAACAGtggctgtgctgctgctgctgctcatcaCTGGGGTCACGGTCATCATGTGGAGGCAGCCCCAGGACCTCTCTCATCTTATCTTCAGG GTCCCTGCTTTGCCTGTCGTCTTCCTGGCGAGCACCTTTGTGAATGTTTACTTGATGATACAGATGACCActcagacctgggttcagtttgGCATCTGGACGGCGATTG GATTTGCCATATACTTTGGATATGGGATCCGACACAGCCCAGAGAACAATGGGACATAGCCACCAGCCTCCACTTCCCAGTCTTAA